A genomic stretch from Telmatocola sphagniphila includes:
- a CDS encoding nucleotidyl transferase AbiEii/AbiGii toxin family protein, producing the protein MNRKDSAHWKSQVLDEIFVALAASKQLDEVLVFKGARVLNVRLGFGRQSLDLDTNLTASFVQNYPCRDAQQRFLEEEIATAVRRHFERQAPVRFELTELTVRTYPSNSHPIGWDAFKVKLNVNDLARSIRGLPALEIDVAAPEQMLDSSVSPVEVGGHFVFAYTLERIAGEKLRAFLSSLPAYRSKVKKPGEAVRAKDLYDLSRIRRVHGLEQVDFWKLAGEEFRIACRSRYIDCQGLTTFQEQFEVTRKTYEEATIPKDIAFAEAESTLVAVVSFWEAQRIVPFTFPLPEGPAG; encoded by the coding sequence ATGAACCGGAAAGACAGCGCGCACTGGAAGTCCCAGGTGCTGGACGAAATTTTTGTCGCGCTGGCGGCCTCGAAACAACTCGATGAAGTGCTGGTGTTCAAGGGAGCCCGAGTGCTCAACGTTCGCCTGGGATTTGGCCGTCAGTCTCTCGACTTGGACACCAACCTCACCGCGTCCTTCGTTCAAAATTATCCGTGTCGCGATGCGCAACAAAGATTTTTAGAAGAGGAGATAGCAACGGCGGTCCGGCGTCATTTTGAACGGCAGGCGCCGGTGCGATTTGAGCTAACTGAGCTTACCGTCCGGACCTATCCATCAAACAGCCATCCCATCGGGTGGGATGCGTTCAAGGTAAAATTAAATGTCAACGACCTTGCGCGATCCATAAGAGGACTCCCCGCTCTTGAAATCGATGTGGCCGCTCCGGAACAGATGCTCGATAGCTCTGTTTCGCCTGTCGAGGTGGGTGGGCATTTCGTGTTTGCTTACACATTGGAGCGGATAGCGGGTGAGAAATTACGGGCCTTTCTCAGCTCCTTGCCGGCTTATCGGTCCAAGGTGAAAAAGCCGGGCGAGGCGGTGCGGGCAAAAGATCTTTACGACCTCAGTCGTATCCGCCGAGTCCACGGGCTGGAACAGGTTGATTTTTGGAAGCTTGCGGGAGAAGAATTCCGCATCGCCTGCCGCTCCCGCTACATCGACTGCCAGGGGCTGACGACCTTTCAGGAGCAGTTCGAAGTTACAAGAAAAACGTATGAGGAAGCGACTATTCCCAAGGACATTGCCTTTGCCGAAGCGGAATCGACGCTGGTAGCCGTTGTCAGTTTTTGGGAGGCACAACGAATCGTGCCATTCACTTTCCCTCTGCCGGAAGGACCAGCTGGCTAG
- a CDS encoding Gfo/Idh/MocA family protein, protein MSDTFNTPSRRDFVALGSVATAATMLSAGGVYAGGKDDVIKVGLIGCGGRGSQAAENCMDADKGVKLWAVGDAFKEKAAGLVERKKGSKKYSGRTEVTEDRIFGGLDAYQKVIDSGVDLVILATTPGFRPYHLEAAIKAGKHVFCEKPVATDAPGIRKVLSLVDEAKKKNLAVVAGTQRRHQQGYIDTVKAVHDGAIGELVGGRCYWNGTEPWFHARNDKDFLKLAGHETELAYQINNWYHFTWLCGDHITEQHVHNLDVINWLMQSHPIAASGMGGRSHRRVGDPKDVGNIFDHFAVEYEYPNGARVFSFCRHAPGCDQNVSEAVIGTKGRADLQDSARYQINGKTVGKDKDISPYVQEHVDLIRSIRENKPLNELQNVAESTMTAILGRMSTYTGHRITWADALASKQQLMPEPKDMSWDMKIETPPVAIPGKTKFV, encoded by the coding sequence ATGTCGGACACTTTCAACACCCCGTCCCGACGGGATTTCGTGGCCCTCGGCTCGGTGGCCACCGCAGCGACCATGTTGTCCGCTGGAGGCGTTTACGCTGGCGGCAAAGACGATGTCATCAAAGTTGGCTTGATCGGCTGCGGCGGTCGTGGCAGTCAGGCTGCAGAAAACTGCATGGATGCCGACAAAGGAGTAAAACTCTGGGCTGTCGGTGATGCGTTCAAAGAAAAAGCAGCAGGGTTGGTTGAGCGTAAGAAAGGTTCGAAGAAGTATTCCGGTCGTACCGAAGTAACGGAAGATCGTATTTTCGGTGGTCTGGACGCTTACCAGAAAGTGATCGACAGCGGCGTGGATCTGGTCATCCTGGCCACCACTCCCGGCTTCCGACCCTATCACCTCGAAGCAGCCATCAAAGCTGGCAAGCACGTTTTCTGTGAAAAGCCGGTGGCGACGGATGCTCCCGGTATCCGCAAAGTGCTTTCATTAGTGGATGAAGCGAAGAAGAAGAATCTGGCCGTGGTAGCCGGTACGCAACGCCGTCATCAGCAGGGTTACATCGATACCGTGAAGGCCGTGCACGACGGCGCTATCGGCGAACTGGTGGGCGGTCGGTGCTACTGGAATGGCACGGAACCCTGGTTCCACGCCCGAAATGACAAAGACTTCCTCAAACTAGCCGGGCATGAAACCGAACTGGCCTACCAGATCAACAACTGGTACCACTTCACCTGGCTGTGCGGCGACCATATCACCGAACAGCACGTTCACAATTTGGACGTGATCAACTGGTTGATGCAATCGCACCCCATTGCCGCCAGCGGTATGGGCGGCCGTTCGCATCGCCGGGTCGGTGATCCCAAGGATGTCGGTAACATCTTCGACCACTTCGCCGTCGAGTATGAATACCCGAATGGCGCTCGCGTCTTCAGCTTCTGCCGACATGCCCCCGGTTGCGATCAGAACGTCAGCGAAGCCGTCATCGGCACCAAGGGTCGGGCGGATCTCCAGGATAGCGCCCGCTACCAGATCAACGGCAAGACGGTGGGCAAGGACAAGGATATCTCCCCGTACGTTCAGGAGCACGTGGACTTGATTCGCAGCATTCGCGAAAACAAACCGCTGAATGAATTGCAGAACGTGGCCGAGAGCACCATGACGGCGATTCTGGGCCGGATGTCGACCTACACGGGTCATCGCATCACCTGGGCCGATGCTCTGGCCAGCAAGCAGCAGCTGATGCCCGAACCGAAGGACATGAGCTGGGATATGAAGATCGAAACGCCGCCGGTCGCCATCCCGGGTAAGACGAAGTTTGTTTGA
- the def gene encoding peptide deformylase: MKILNYPHPVLRAKAEPISTISKELAIQAGEMLELMYKHEGLGLAGPQVGLPLQILVMNFSGKPEEKENECVAINPVIVNMQGAQVNDREGCLSFPGVFTNIRRYKTVRVQAYNLKGELFEMVSNDLGARLWQHEVDHLQGALFIDKMGPIGRMNTRKQIEEFIEAFAKDKQRGDLPPDLEPRL; encoded by the coding sequence ATGAAGATTCTGAATTACCCACACCCGGTATTGCGGGCCAAGGCCGAGCCGATATCGACGATTTCCAAGGAATTGGCCATTCAGGCCGGCGAGATGCTGGAGCTGATGTACAAGCACGAAGGCCTGGGGCTGGCCGGTCCCCAGGTGGGACTGCCGTTGCAGATACTGGTGATGAATTTCTCCGGGAAGCCGGAAGAAAAAGAAAACGAATGTGTGGCCATCAACCCGGTGATCGTCAATATGCAGGGAGCCCAGGTGAATGACCGGGAAGGCTGTCTGAGCTTTCCGGGAGTCTTCACCAATATCCGACGCTATAAAACGGTTCGCGTGCAGGCCTACAACCTGAAGGGGGAATTGTTCGAGATGGTTTCGAACGATCTGGGCGCACGGCTCTGGCAGCACGAAGTAGACCATCTGCAAGGGGCCTTATTCATCGACAAGATGGGTCCGATTGGCCGGATGAATACCCGCAAGCAGATCGAAGAATTCATCGAAGCGTTTGCCAAGGATAAGCAACGCGGCGATTTGCCGCCCGATCTGGAACCGCGGTTGTAG
- a CDS encoding TlpA disulfide reductase family protein gives MKRLALWLFLLSGLLAGCDKSANAPVGVNSQDMTGIPKEAQQKLEAHDVPGALQILDETLVKEPNNLPILRMALSLSQDYASQQSKSNPEVAYPLMKKSAGYLRSLKKVDKTNIPKSFEGQVFYNEACAFARENKKEEALASLNDCLASGFEEVELLDTDEDLNSIRELPEFKAIVPKFKEKLLVVAKESARATIDTSKPFDFDFNLKTIEGKPVALSDYAGKVLIVDFWGTWCPPCRMEIPHFIELHKKYRDKGFEIVGINYESGSEAEVKATIKNFADAEGITYPCVIGDKATTARVPNFRAYPTTLFIDRAGKVRAMLVGLHPLAELEALVTILLDEKK, from the coding sequence ATGAAACGACTCGCCTTGTGGCTTTTTTTGCTGTCCGGTCTGCTGGCCGGCTGCGATAAATCGGCCAATGCTCCGGTTGGAGTAAACTCGCAGGATATGACGGGCATTCCCAAAGAAGCCCAACAGAAACTGGAAGCGCACGATGTTCCCGGCGCTTTACAAATCCTTGATGAAACACTCGTCAAGGAACCGAATAACCTCCCGATTCTCCGTATGGCCCTGAGCCTCTCGCAAGATTATGCCTCGCAACAGTCGAAGTCGAATCCCGAGGTCGCGTATCCCCTGATGAAGAAGTCCGCGGGTTATCTCCGCTCGTTGAAAAAAGTCGACAAAACGAATATTCCGAAGTCGTTTGAAGGACAGGTTTTTTACAACGAAGCCTGTGCCTTCGCCCGGGAAAACAAGAAAGAAGAGGCTTTGGCGTCCTTAAACGATTGTCTCGCCTCAGGCTTCGAGGAAGTGGAACTTCTGGATACGGATGAAGACCTGAATTCGATTCGCGAGCTGCCCGAATTCAAAGCGATTGTGCCCAAGTTCAAAGAAAAATTGCTGGTTGTTGCCAAGGAAAGTGCCCGGGCGACAATCGACACCTCGAAGCCTTTTGACTTCGATTTCAATCTGAAGACGATTGAAGGTAAACCGGTCGCTCTGTCGGACTATGCCGGTAAAGTTTTGATCGTCGATTTCTGGGGAACCTGGTGCCCGCCGTGCCGGATGGAGATTCCGCACTTTATCGAGTTGCACAAAAAATATCGGGACAAAGGTTTTGAGATCGTTGGCATCAATTACGAGAGTGGATCCGAAGCGGAAGTGAAGGCGACGATCAAAAATTTTGCGGATGCCGAAGGCATCACTTATCCCTGTGTGATTGGCGATAAAGCAACTACCGCTCGCGTACCGAATTTCCGGGCCTATCCCACGACGTTGTTCATCGACCGGGCCGGTAAGGTTCGCGCGATGCTGGTCGGGCTACACCCCCTGGCGGAACTGGAAGCTCTGGTGACCATTTTGTTGGATGAGAAGAAGTAA
- a CDS encoding formylglycine-generating enzyme family protein, protein MRFLFFLSFLGLSAFSNPLCAQSTTKPTTPHKDYTDQIKGLDVSFDMVAIPEGEFLMGSPESEPGRKKNEGPQHKVKLKPYWMGKCEVTWDEFRPFMNTAIEAEAGDKDRVDGVTYPTKPYVPSDYGHGYGQKPAICMTHHCAMEYCRWLSAKTGHTYRLPTEAEWEYACRAGTTTAYFFGDDPKKLGDYAWMKGNSAEPEHEDGTTHKVGTKKPNPWGLYDMYGNVMEWTLDQYDPKAYARYAKNPFVTCPVIVPTADKWSHVTRGGNWKESDPAAFRSAARVNSKPDWMKHDPQEPRSIWWLTKFDKVGFRVVRAVVEQPELKGLVSKVTKKSNDEYEDDDDK, encoded by the coding sequence ATGCGATTCTTGTTCTTTCTTTCCTTTTTGGGTTTATCGGCTTTCAGTAATCCGCTCTGCGCGCAGTCCACGACGAAACCCACCACCCCTCATAAAGACTATACCGACCAGATTAAAGGCTTGGACGTCAGTTTCGATATGGTGGCCATCCCCGAAGGGGAATTCCTGATGGGCAGCCCGGAATCGGAACCGGGTCGTAAGAAAAATGAAGGCCCCCAGCACAAGGTGAAGCTGAAACCTTACTGGATGGGCAAATGCGAAGTGACTTGGGACGAGTTCCGACCCTTCATGAACACGGCCATTGAAGCCGAGGCCGGCGATAAAGACCGCGTCGATGGCGTCACCTATCCCACCAAGCCCTACGTTCCTTCCGATTATGGCCATGGCTACGGCCAGAAGCCCGCCATTTGCATGACTCATCACTGTGCCATGGAATATTGCCGCTGGCTGTCGGCCAAGACCGGTCACACTTACCGATTGCCGACTGAAGCGGAATGGGAATACGCCTGCCGCGCTGGTACCACGACCGCTTACTTCTTCGGTGACGACCCCAAGAAGCTGGGGGACTATGCCTGGATGAAAGGTAATTCCGCCGAGCCGGAACATGAAGACGGCACCACTCACAAGGTCGGCACCAAGAAGCCCAATCCCTGGGGTCTGTACGACATGTACGGCAACGTCATGGAATGGACGCTCGATCAATACGATCCCAAAGCTTATGCACGCTATGCGAAGAATCCGTTCGTCACCTGCCCGGTAATCGTGCCGACCGCCGATAAATGGTCGCATGTGACGCGTGGCGGCAACTGGAAGGAAAGCGATCCCGCGGCCTTCCGCAGCGCGGCCCGAGTAAATTCCAAACCCGACTGGATGAAGCACGATCCGCAGGAGCCGCGCAGCATCTGGTGGTTGACCAAATTCGACAAAGTCGGCTTTCGCGTGGTCCGTGCCGTGGTAGAACAACCGGAACTAAAAGGTCTGGTTTCCAAGGTGACCAAGAAAAGCAACGACGAGTACGAAGACGACGATGATAAATAA
- a CDS encoding HIT family protein has translation MTSTTCPFCQKLQNLAALPPEDIVWEFENSVAFLGPWQYYTGYCVLISKTHHSELSQLGPRRSAFLDEMATLAEAVEKAYQPHKLNYELLGNQVPHLHWHLFPRSLQEPDRLRAAWFELEKADRSPEEKRRLETGTHSRAEISQRLKNQLKLILS, from the coding sequence ATGACCAGTACCACCTGCCCCTTTTGTCAGAAGCTTCAAAATCTGGCGGCATTGCCCCCCGAAGATATCGTCTGGGAATTTGAAAACTCGGTCGCGTTTCTCGGGCCCTGGCAGTATTACACCGGCTACTGCGTGCTGATTTCCAAGACTCATCACAGTGAACTCTCGCAGCTGGGGCCTCGCCGTTCCGCTTTTCTAGACGAAATGGCCACTCTGGCCGAGGCGGTCGAAAAAGCGTACCAGCCGCATAAGCTGAACTACGAACTGCTGGGAAATCAGGTGCCGCATTTGCACTGGCACCTGTTCCCGCGTTCTCTTCAAGAACCGGATCGACTCCGAGCGGCCTGGTTTGAGTTGGAAAAAGCCGATCGTTCCCCGGAAGAGAAGCGGCGTCTGGAAACTGGCACGCACTCCCGAGCAGAAATTTCCCAAAGACTCAAGAACCAACTGAAGCTTATCCTTTCATGA
- a CDS encoding FAD:protein FMN transferase: MLNFRRCPYRWYFLLILLGLPASARGQTALERFEFQEPHMGSLFRIVLYAPDKATAEKASRAGFDRVEQLNQIMSDYKADSELMLLCKKFEKEIGEPVKISEELFTVLSQAQKISELSDGSFDVTVGAVVKLWRISRKTEKLPDPKALAEARKRVGWKNIHLDATNKTAKFLVPGMLLDLGGIAKGYAADEGLDALKKFGIDRAMLAASGDISVRGTPPDAPGWKIQIGKLTRKSENRVLLLKDQSVSTSGDAEQYVEIDGVRYSHIVDPKTGVGLIGHRSATVVAPKGILADSLTKMAIIQPPDKSLPILEKQPGVEVFLAVLENGQEKNFASKGFEKLLQK, translated from the coding sequence ATGCTGAACTTCAGACGATGCCCCTACCGCTGGTATTTCCTGCTGATCTTACTCGGCTTACCAGCCTCCGCACGGGGCCAAACCGCTCTGGAACGCTTCGAATTCCAGGAACCGCACATGGGGAGTCTGTTCCGGATCGTTTTGTATGCCCCGGATAAAGCCACGGCGGAGAAAGCCTCCCGCGCCGGGTTCGATCGGGTCGAGCAATTGAATCAGATCATGTCTGATTACAAGGCCGATAGCGAGTTGATGCTGCTGTGCAAAAAATTTGAAAAAGAAATCGGCGAACCGGTGAAAATCAGCGAGGAATTATTCACCGTTCTCTCGCAGGCCCAGAAGATTTCCGAACTTTCCGACGGCAGTTTCGATGTCACCGTCGGCGCCGTGGTGAAACTCTGGCGGATCTCTCGCAAAACCGAGAAACTCCCCGATCCGAAAGCCCTGGCCGAGGCCCGCAAACGGGTCGGTTGGAAAAACATTCATCTCGATGCCACCAATAAGACCGCAAAATTTCTGGTGCCGGGCATGCTGCTCGATCTGGGGGGCATCGCCAAAGGGTATGCGGCCGATGAGGGGTTAGACGCCCTGAAAAAATTCGGCATTGATCGTGCCATGCTCGCGGCCAGCGGCGATATCTCGGTCCGAGGAACGCCGCCCGATGCCCCCGGCTGGAAAATTCAGATCGGCAAATTGACCCGGAAGAGCGAAAATCGGGTTTTACTTCTCAAGGATCAGTCTGTTAGCACCTCCGGCGATGCGGAACAGTACGTCGAAATCGACGGCGTTCGCTACTCGCACATCGTCGATCCGAAAACCGGCGTGGGACTCATCGGCCATCGCAGTGCCACGGTAGTGGCTCCCAAGGGAATTCTAGCCGATTCCTTGACCAAAATGGCGATCATTCAGCCGCCGGATAAGTCGCTGCCGATTCTGGAAAAACAGCCCGGTGTGGAAGTTTTCCTCGCCGTCCTGGAGAATGGTCAGGAGAAAAACTTCGCCTCCAAAGGTTTCGAAAAGCTTTTGCAGAAGTGA
- a CDS encoding type IV toxin-antitoxin system AbiEi family antitoxin domain-containing protein — protein MTRKVGRFEKEQAYREAFLARLNQKLAAPSSKWPTVRYWTKPALDKLFRQIREELAAEQVKSDLSHASLLDWICQLRLATLLPVDNESVFLFEIGASSESEMDPLELLMAAKPSGVICYFSAVAFHELTTQLVEHHHVAELQLPTPASDKKRLPLEISEPSESLMNSESRAPRGLGKLLFQAQGTSFYSTRRSSRLVPGVQTRAYGPRAQIRITTLEQTLLDTLYKPFHCGGPEVVFEAWREAVASRRIDEERLVDYLRIMSYPATARRLAVMLELAGGAPGAEFRRFLDASQLAIDRQSPHACISLLPGVDYQNLNVLWLVNTP, from the coding sequence ATGACTCGCAAGGTAGGCCGATTCGAAAAAGAGCAAGCTTACCGCGAAGCCTTCCTGGCCCGCCTCAATCAAAAATTGGCTGCTCCGTCGTCAAAATGGCCCACGGTTCGCTATTGGACGAAGCCCGCACTCGACAAGTTGTTCCGACAGATCCGAGAAGAATTAGCTGCAGAACAAGTGAAGTCCGATTTGTCGCATGCTTCCCTGCTGGACTGGATCTGTCAGCTTCGCTTGGCCACGTTGCTCCCCGTCGATAACGAATCTGTTTTTCTCTTCGAAATCGGAGCAAGCTCCGAATCAGAAATGGATCCACTCGAGTTATTGATGGCGGCCAAACCGTCGGGAGTGATCTGTTACTTCAGCGCGGTCGCGTTTCACGAGCTCACGACCCAGCTGGTCGAACATCACCACGTTGCCGAACTGCAACTGCCAACACCCGCTTCCGATAAAAAACGTCTGCCGTTAGAAATATCTGAGCCGTCCGAATCCTTGATGAATTCCGAAAGTCGAGCGCCACGAGGGCTTGGAAAGCTCCTCTTTCAAGCTCAAGGAACTTCGTTCTACAGCACCCGCCGTTCCTCCCGATTGGTTCCCGGGGTGCAGACCAGGGCGTACGGGCCACGCGCGCAGATTCGCATCACTACCCTGGAACAAACCCTGCTGGATACCCTCTACAAGCCGTTCCACTGCGGCGGTCCAGAAGTGGTGTTTGAAGCCTGGCGGGAAGCCGTTGCCTCGCGGCGCATCGATGAAGAACGCCTCGTGGATTATCTCCGCATCATGAGCTATCCTGCCACGGCACGACGCCTGGCCGTTATGCTGGAACTCGCTGGAGGCGCCCCAGGTGCGGAGTTTCGGCGATTCCTCGACGCATCTCAGCTGGCGATTGATCGCCAGAGTCCGCACGCCTGCATCTCCTTGCTGCCTGGGGTCGATTACCAGAATCTGAACGTGCTCTGGTTGGTAAATACCCCATGA
- a CDS encoding FG-GAP repeat domain-containing protein: MFTWLRNSLRDPNPTPSYKAAFRAQLTLENMESRIVPAALTDKLVAIASYNGYTDSTVNLYDPATSYPAFASITPFPGYKGALSVAAGDVNGDGISDLIVAAQGAGGHVKVFDGVTGNLIDNFFAFPGFLGGVNVGAADVNGDGYQDILVAADYNAHIMAFSGKDGSVVSSFLAFPGFLGPISVSGADFNGGSADQIIVGAGGPNINGRVALFNADGSMYNSGFFAFPGFDGEISVAGGDITGSGVADIVVSSGAGAPGGAVKAFSGTDFSVIDSFLAYNPAYTDGVDVRVADAIGSGIRDIIVTTHGGSLQDIQVFDGKTGQLITQTPSGSGTNYPDPPTGNVGGNDNGSGGDNSNSGVYTGGDTSGGATDSGGYTGGDTGGGSDTGGDSGGSTDSGGDDSGGDDSGGDDGGDFSPDFLFAVKLK; encoded by the coding sequence ATGTTTACATGGCTTAGAAACTCGTTGCGCGATCCCAATCCAACGCCTTCCTACAAGGCCGCCTTTCGGGCTCAGTTAACCCTGGAAAACATGGAATCCCGAATTGTCCCCGCAGCCTTAACCGACAAATTGGTCGCGATCGCTTCCTACAACGGATACACCGATTCGACGGTGAATCTCTACGATCCGGCAACTTCCTACCCCGCTTTCGCTTCGATTACCCCCTTCCCGGGCTACAAAGGAGCCCTTTCGGTGGCGGCCGGAGATGTCAACGGAGATGGCATTTCGGATTTGATCGTTGCGGCCCAGGGAGCGGGTGGGCACGTCAAGGTGTTTGACGGGGTCACCGGCAATCTGATCGATAACTTCTTTGCCTTCCCCGGTTTTCTGGGGGGTGTGAATGTCGGGGCGGCTGATGTGAATGGCGATGGGTATCAAGACATACTGGTTGCCGCGGATTACAACGCACACATCATGGCTTTCAGTGGTAAGGATGGTTCCGTAGTGTCGAGCTTCCTGGCTTTCCCCGGCTTCCTGGGACCGATCTCGGTGAGCGGCGCGGACTTCAACGGCGGCAGTGCCGACCAGATAATCGTGGGAGCCGGCGGGCCGAATATTAACGGGCGTGTGGCGCTGTTCAATGCCGATGGCTCGATGTACAATTCCGGCTTTTTTGCCTTCCCCGGCTTCGATGGAGAAATTTCCGTCGCGGGGGGTGACATCACCGGCAGCGGCGTGGCCGATATCGTGGTCAGCTCGGGAGCGGGAGCCCCGGGCGGAGCCGTGAAAGCTTTTAGCGGAACAGACTTCTCCGTAATCGATAGCTTCCTTGCTTATAACCCGGCGTACACCGATGGCGTCGATGTTCGGGTGGCTGATGCCATCGGCAGTGGCATTCGAGATATCATCGTGACGACGCATGGCGGTAGCCTTCAGGACATTCAGGTGTTCGATGGCAAAACGGGTCAATTGATCACCCAAACCCCTTCGGGCTCCGGTACCAATTATCCCGATCCTCCCACGGGTAACGTCGGAGGGAACGACAACGGCAGCGGTGGAGACAACTCCAATAGCGGAGTTTACACCGGCGGTGATACCAGCGGGGGCGCAACGGACTCGGGGGGATACACGGGCGGTGATACGGGCGGCGGCTCGGATACCGGCGGCGATTCCGGAGGGAGCACCGATTCCGGTGGCGATGACAGCGGCGGTGATGATTCCGGAGGAGACGACGGCGGCGATTTCTCTCCCGATTTTCTGTTCGCCGTGAAGTTGAAGTAA
- the hemC gene encoding hydroxymethylbilane synthase gives MTHIRIGTRASALALWQANHIADLLRQVPSVGSVELVRIETTGDAVQDRPLSAMGGFGVFTREIQNALLDRRVDVAVHSLKDLPTLFVEGLKLIATPARAPIGDAFISHKYSKFDDLPAGATLGTSSLRRRAQILNRRPDLNLIDLRGNVDTRLRKLRDQNLDGIILAQAGLIRLGFENQITERLDPEWMLPAVGQGAIGLECREDNVEAVEALRTINDPKTWNAVLAERSMLFALGGGCLVPIGVQSIAEAETLTLRAAVLSQDGRQRIYDQISGASDRPQELGALLAGKLLDAGAKQLLLN, from the coding sequence ATGACGCACATTCGAATTGGAACTCGCGCCAGCGCGCTGGCACTCTGGCAGGCCAACCATATTGCCGATTTGCTCCGCCAAGTGCCCTCCGTCGGCAGCGTGGAACTGGTACGGATTGAAACCACTGGCGATGCCGTTCAAGATCGACCGCTATCGGCCATGGGGGGCTTCGGTGTTTTCACCCGGGAAATTCAGAACGCCCTGCTGGATCGCCGGGTGGATGTCGCGGTTCACAGTCTGAAGGATTTGCCGACGCTATTTGTCGAGGGATTAAAGCTGATCGCCACACCAGCCCGAGCTCCTATCGGCGATGCCTTCATTTCGCATAAATATTCGAAATTCGATGATCTTCCTGCCGGGGCCACGTTGGGTACCAGTTCGCTTCGGCGACGGGCGCAAATTCTAAACCGCCGGCCCGATTTGAATCTCATTGACCTGCGCGGCAACGTCGATACCCGGCTGCGCAAGCTGCGCGATCAGAATCTCGATGGCATCATTCTCGCTCAGGCTGGTCTGATTCGATTGGGTTTCGAGAATCAAATTACCGAACGGCTCGATCCGGAGTGGATGCTCCCGGCGGTCGGTCAGGGGGCCATCGGGCTGGAATGCCGCGAGGATAATGTAGAGGCGGTCGAAGCCTTACGCACGATCAACGATCCCAAAACTTGGAACGCCGTGCTGGCCGAGCGGAGTATGCTGTTCGCTTTAGGCGGCGGCTGTCTGGTGCCGATCGGCGTGCAGTCCATCGCGGAGGCAGAAACCCTCACCTTGCGGGCGGCGGTACTCTCTCAGGATGGGCGACAAAGGATTTACGATCAAATCTCTGGTGCGTCGGATCGGCCCCAAGAGTTAGGCGCTCTACTGGCCGGGAAACTGCTGGATGCGGGTGCGAAGCAACTTCTGTTGAATTGA